From Microbacterium croceum, a single genomic window includes:
- a CDS encoding TetR/AcrR family transcriptional regulator produces the protein MPRIVDHDERRRQIAEALLAVAARDGHESVSSRAVAKELGVATGSLWHYFDGFDDVVRAAAAEVTRRTDARIAEATVGLRGLPRLHALMREVLPIDERTRSEARVVVGFWGRVATLAATPDAGAPTVATWQDSIREALEEAVTDGELRPDTPQDAVMALLRAITYGQQVVEVTEPQPAVAHLAVLDGILAPWRV, from the coding sequence ATGCCCCGCATCGTGGACCATGATGAGCGGCGCCGGCAGATCGCCGAGGCGCTGCTCGCCGTCGCGGCCCGTGACGGGCACGAGAGCGTGTCTTCGCGTGCGGTCGCGAAGGAGCTCGGCGTCGCCACCGGCTCACTGTGGCACTACTTCGACGGGTTCGACGACGTGGTGCGCGCCGCCGCCGCCGAGGTCACCCGTCGCACCGACGCCCGCATCGCCGAGGCCACCGTCGGACTGCGCGGCCTCCCCCGCCTGCACGCGCTCATGCGCGAAGTCCTCCCCATCGATGAGCGCACCCGCTCCGAAGCCCGCGTCGTCGTCGGATTCTGGGGCCGCGTCGCCACCCTCGCCGCGACACCGGATGCCGGCGCACCCACCGTCGCCACCTGGCAGGACAGCATCCGCGAGGCACTCGAAGAGGCCGTGACCGACGGCGAGCTCCGCCCCGATACTCCACAGGATGCCGTGATGGCGCTGCTGCGCGCGATCACCTACGGACAGCAGGTGGTCGAGGTCACGGAGCCGCAGCCCGCAGTCGCGCACCTCGCCGTCCTCGACGGCATCCTCGCCCCCTGGCGCGTCTGA
- a CDS encoding SDR family oxidoreductase, producing the protein MPLALITGAGRADSIAAGIVPRLRAAGWTVVTSDLRDADHPADLSTPDGPEELIAAVNREHGTISALILSHAHDVESGILDTTAESFDLHVAVNARASLLLIAAFARQAGDDGGVILALTSDHVTGNLPYGASKGALDRLVISAARELGPRGISANVLNPGPIDTGWMDDETRTGLGDMTPLGRLGRPADVAAVVEFLVSDEGRWISGQLLKSDGAFSAQY; encoded by the coding sequence ATGCCCCTCGCTCTGATCACCGGTGCCGGGCGCGCCGACAGCATCGCCGCCGGCATCGTTCCTCGTCTGCGGGCGGCCGGCTGGACCGTCGTCACCAGCGACCTGCGCGACGCCGACCACCCGGCCGACCTCTCCACTCCCGACGGCCCGGAAGAGCTGATCGCCGCGGTGAACCGGGAGCACGGGACCATCTCGGCGCTGATCCTGAGTCACGCGCACGACGTGGAGTCCGGCATCCTCGACACCACGGCCGAGAGCTTCGACCTGCACGTCGCGGTGAACGCCCGCGCGAGCCTGCTGCTCATCGCGGCGTTCGCGCGGCAGGCGGGCGACGACGGCGGCGTGATCCTGGCGCTCACCAGCGACCACGTCACGGGCAACCTGCCGTACGGGGCCTCCAAGGGCGCGCTCGACCGGCTCGTGATCTCGGCGGCGCGCGAGCTCGGCCCGCGGGGGATCTCGGCGAACGTGCTCAATCCCGGTCCGATCGACACCGGCTGGATGGACGACGAGACGCGCACCGGCCTCGGCGACATGACCCCGCTCGGGCGTCTCGGCCGCCCCGCCGACGTGGCTGCGGTCGTGGAGTTCCTGGTCTCCGACGAGGGCCGGTGGATCTCGGGGCAGCTGCTCAAGAGCGACGGCGCGTTCTCAGCGCAGTACTGA
- a CDS encoding DMT family transporter, translated as MTWLLLAFAIASEVTATLSLRASEGLRRKRWIPVIVIGYLAAFTLLGTILAMGMPVGVAYGIWAAAGVAVTAVLGRVIFKDHFSALMAVGVALIAAGVAMIEFGGGH; from the coding sequence ATGACCTGGCTGCTGCTCGCCTTCGCGATCGCGAGCGAGGTCACCGCGACCCTGAGCCTGCGCGCCTCGGAAGGGCTCCGTCGCAAGCGCTGGATCCCGGTGATCGTCATCGGCTACCTCGCCGCGTTCACCCTGCTGGGCACGATCCTGGCGATGGGGATGCCCGTGGGCGTCGCCTACGGCATCTGGGCGGCCGCGGGCGTCGCGGTGACGGCGGTGCTGGGACGCGTGATCTTCAAAGACCACTTCTCGGCACTGATGGCCGTCGGCGTCGCCCTCATCGCGGCCGGCGTCGCGATGATCGAGTTCGGCGGCGGGCACTGA
- a CDS encoding DMT family transporter: protein MKDHPRRSAWPPLLVAIALEVMATLSLRAAEGFTHPLWLILVVIGYSGSLWLLSVVLDRGMPVGVAYGIWSAIGVVATAVLGTVLFGELLGPVQIIGVGVIVVGVLLVELGSRTREIAQPSTPEVAS, encoded by the coding sequence ATGAAAGACCACCCCCGCCGCTCGGCGTGGCCGCCACTCCTGGTCGCGATCGCGCTGGAGGTCATGGCGACCCTCTCGCTGCGCGCCGCCGAGGGGTTCACGCATCCGCTGTGGCTGATCCTCGTGGTGATCGGCTACAGCGGCTCGCTGTGGTTGCTGTCAGTGGTCCTCGACCGCGGCATGCCGGTGGGCGTCGCGTACGGCATCTGGTCTGCGATCGGCGTCGTGGCGACGGCGGTGCTCGGCACCGTGCTCTTCGGCGAGCTGCTGGGGCCGGTGCAGATCATCGGCGTGGGCGTGATCGTGGTCGGCGTGCTGCTGGTCGAGCTGGGCTCGCGCACGCGGGAGATCGCGCAGCCCTCCACCCCGGAGGTCGCCTCATGA
- a CDS encoding DUF222 domain-containing protein, with the protein MSKLVGMHEALGRLEAAWAGADDAQDLSREQLVAVADALGVLRRHTDAVLAEVAAGIARESRPELGAAGLAKQQGFRNPAALIAAAAGVSAGEASRLVAVGEATAPRTDLLGARLPAKYPRVREALVSGVLSAQAAALIIGGVGAVPGGRGAGADR; encoded by the coding sequence ATGTCGAAACTGGTCGGGATGCACGAGGCGCTGGGTCGCCTCGAGGCGGCCTGGGCGGGGGCGGATGACGCGCAGGATCTGTCGCGGGAGCAGTTGGTCGCGGTCGCTGACGCGCTGGGCGTGCTGCGTCGGCACACGGATGCGGTGCTGGCGGAGGTCGCGGCGGGCATCGCCCGGGAGTCGCGGCCGGAGCTCGGCGCGGCGGGTCTGGCGAAGCAGCAGGGTTTTCGGAATCCGGCGGCGCTGATCGCGGCGGCGGCGGGGGTCTCGGCGGGGGAGGCGTCCCGGTTGGTGGCGGTGGGGGAGGCGACCGCGCCTCGGACGGATCTTCTGGGGGCGCGGTTGCCGGCGAAGTACCCGCGGGTGCGGGAGGCGCTGGTCTCAGGGGTGTTGAGCGCGCAGGCGGCTGCGTTGATCATCGGGGGTGTTGGAGCGGTGCCGGGTGGCCGCGGGGCCGGTGCGGATCGTTGA
- a CDS encoding DUF222 domain-containing protein encodes MRIVEGERVLVDAAAGLAVDAVRKLVVRAEAWLDPDGVAPREEEARARRSVTMFERDGMVHLNARLDAESAAPVVTAVRGFVSAAFAARTDAPDPDAPDADQRTVAMVQADALVAFCAHVLGCEARVPVAGRR; translated from the coding sequence GTGCGGATCGTTGAGGGGGAGCGGGTGCTGGTGGATGCGGCGGCCGGGCTGGCGGTGGATGCGGTGCGCAAGCTGGTCGTGCGGGCGGAGGCCTGGTTGGACCCCGATGGTGTCGCACCGCGCGAGGAAGAGGCGCGGGCGCGGCGGTCGGTGACGATGTTCGAGCGGGACGGGATGGTGCACCTGAATGCCCGCCTGGATGCGGAGAGTGCGGCGCCGGTGGTCACGGCGGTGCGGGGGTTCGTGTCGGCGGCGTTCGCGGCCCGCACGGACGCCCCGGACCCCGACGCCCCCGATGCGGATCAGCGCACGGTGGCGATGGTCCAGGCCGACGCGCTGGTCGCGTTCTGCGCGCACGTGCTCGGCTGTGAGGCGCGGGTGCCGGTGGCGGGGCGACGGTGA
- a CDS encoding HNH endonuclease — protein sequence MTLDDLESGTGSATVDGIETPVSVGAARRMAAGGGVIPWVMGSDSEILDWGREKRLFTRAQRLALVERDGGCAMCGLPPEMTRVHHIRWWQRDAGPTDLSNGVLLCETCHHRIHDNDWEIRVDGTGVTARVWFIPPRYVDPARTPRLGGRGRFDIAA from the coding sequence ATGACCCTGGACGACCTGGAATCCGGTACCGGGTCGGCGACGGTCGACGGGATCGAGACCCCGGTCAGTGTCGGGGCGGCGCGGCGGATGGCCGCCGGGGGTGGGGTGATCCCCTGGGTGATGGGCTCGGACAGCGAGATCCTCGACTGGGGGCGGGAGAAACGCCTGTTCACCCGAGCGCAACGGTTGGCGTTGGTGGAACGCGATGGCGGGTGTGCGATGTGCGGGTTGCCGCCGGAGATGACGAGAGTGCATCACATCCGATGGTGGCAGAGGGATGCGGGGCCGACGGACCTGTCCAACGGGGTGCTGCTGTGTGAGACGTGTCATCACCGCATCCACGACAACGACTGGGAGATCCGCGTCGACGGTACAGGGGTCACCGCCCGCGTCTGGTTCATCCCGCCCCGGTACGTCGACCCCGCCCGCACCCCGCGACTCGGTGGCCGAGGCCGCTTCGACATCGCCGCCTGA
- a CDS encoding glyceraldehyde-3-phosphate dehydrogenase — MNDSAAHGDDWTTREELAERMIPLIGSLKREHDVVTSLHGHRLLGLSATGLVEVHERVAQLGHETLPLDDTLAVLEAIHALAPGASSLDVARLAEGHASSDLPLDAYLAEALAPAIGAVVAAPTDVVLYGFGRIGRLLARILIAHTGGGSGLRLRAIVVRRGSENDLVKRASLLLRDSVHGRFAGSVTVDEEAEQIIANGTRIQVIYSADPATVDYTAYGIHDAIVVDNTGRWRDEEGLSRHLEAKGVARVLLTAPGKGALKNIVHGINDDTIEPDDRIITAASCTTNAITPVLKAIDEAYGIVRGHVETVHSFTNDQNLIDNFHSGDRRGRSAVLNMVIAETGAAKAVARALPELAGKLTGSAIRVPTPDVSLAVLHLSLERPAQKEQLNDYLRRVSLHSKLRQQIDYVESPEVVSTDFVGSHRAGIVDGLATIANDRDVVLYVWYDNEYGYSCQVIRVLEVMAGSHPVVLPARREVTLHS, encoded by the coding sequence ATGAACGATTCCGCCGCACACGGCGACGACTGGACGACGCGAGAAGAACTGGCGGAGCGGATGATCCCGCTCATCGGCTCACTCAAGCGCGAGCACGACGTGGTCACGTCGCTGCACGGGCATCGGCTGCTGGGACTGTCGGCTACCGGCCTGGTCGAGGTGCACGAGCGGGTCGCCCAGCTCGGGCACGAGACGCTCCCGCTCGACGACACGCTCGCCGTGCTCGAAGCGATCCACGCGCTTGCCCCCGGGGCGTCGTCGCTCGATGTCGCGCGCCTGGCGGAGGGCCACGCGTCGAGCGATCTCCCGCTCGACGCCTATCTCGCGGAGGCGCTCGCCCCGGCGATCGGCGCTGTCGTGGCCGCGCCCACCGATGTCGTGCTCTACGGCTTCGGGCGCATCGGCCGCCTGCTCGCCCGCATCCTGATCGCCCACACAGGCGGCGGCAGCGGACTGCGACTGCGCGCGATCGTCGTACGCCGCGGCTCCGAGAACGATCTCGTCAAGCGCGCATCCCTCCTGCTGCGCGACTCGGTGCATGGCCGCTTCGCCGGCTCGGTCACGGTCGATGAGGAGGCCGAGCAGATCATCGCGAACGGCACCCGCATCCAGGTGATCTACTCGGCCGATCCCGCGACCGTCGACTACACCGCCTACGGCATCCACGACGCGATCGTCGTCGACAACACCGGACGTTGGCGCGACGAAGAGGGGCTCAGCCGTCACCTCGAGGCGAAGGGCGTCGCCCGCGTGCTGCTCACGGCTCCCGGCAAGGGGGCGCTCAAGAACATCGTGCACGGCATCAACGACGACACGATCGAGCCCGACGACCGCATCATCACCGCGGCCTCGTGCACCACGAACGCGATCACCCCTGTGCTCAAGGCGATCGATGAGGCCTATGGCATCGTGCGCGGCCACGTCGAGACCGTGCACTCCTTCACGAACGACCAGAACCTGATCGACAACTTCCACAGCGGAGATCGCCGCGGACGCTCGGCCGTGCTCAACATGGTCATCGCCGAGACCGGCGCGGCGAAGGCCGTCGCCCGGGCGCTGCCCGAGCTCGCGGGCAAGCTCACCGGCTCTGCGATCCGGGTTCCCACGCCGGATGTCTCGCTCGCAGTGCTGCACCTGAGCTTGGAGCGGCCGGCCCAGAAGGAGCAGCTCAACGACTACCTGCGCCGCGTGTCGCTGCACTCGAAGCTGCGCCAGCAGATCGACTATGTCGAGAGCCCGGAGGTCGTCTCCACCGACTTCGTCGGCTCGCACCGGGCGGGCATCGTCGACGGCCTCGCGACCATCGCGAACGACCGCGATGTCGTGCTCTATGTCTGGTACGACAACGAGTACGGATACTCCTGCCAGGTCATCCGCGTGCTCGAGGTCATGGCCGGCTCACACCCGGTCGTGCTCCCCGCCCGCCGTGAGGTCACGCTGCACAGCTGA
- a CDS encoding winged helix DNA-binding domain-containing protein, whose product MKSATLLSERLRSHRLTAPARTVTDAAGHLLAVQSQDFIAGRWALAVRTRGEPGLRAVDRAFDHGELVRGWTMRGTLHTVAARDLGWILDVTAGRQRQQAASRHRALGIDDEMVAATVRALTPALRGGGLTRAEIFSLLEDIGIDPSGQRGIHLLLTLTIDGLICQGPVMVRDGVTREQRFVLVDEHIREHARPDDPLAELFVRYITGHGPAGVADFAWWSGLTLGVSREAAAHAAHRVVEVETGLFAATTRPRRSADAPAVHALGAFDEYYISYADRTAVCAPEHLATIGPGKNGMVRPILLARGRVIGCWSHAGASLGAPPELFEETDDIDAVSAAMGRFTRFLQS is encoded by the coding sequence ATGAAGAGCGCGACGCTGCTGTCCGAGCGACTCCGGTCGCACCGCCTCACGGCGCCGGCGCGCACCGTGACCGATGCGGCCGGGCACCTGCTCGCCGTGCAGAGCCAAGACTTCATCGCCGGCCGGTGGGCGCTGGCCGTGCGCACGCGCGGGGAACCGGGGCTGCGCGCGGTCGACCGCGCCTTCGACCACGGCGAGCTGGTGCGGGGCTGGACCATGCGCGGCACGCTGCACACGGTCGCGGCACGCGACCTGGGCTGGATCCTCGACGTCACAGCCGGTCGGCAGCGCCAGCAGGCGGCATCGCGTCACCGCGCCCTCGGGATCGACGACGAGATGGTCGCGGCGACCGTGCGCGCGCTGACGCCGGCGCTCCGCGGCGGCGGCCTGACGCGCGCCGAGATCTTCTCCCTGCTGGAGGACATCGGCATCGACCCCAGCGGGCAGCGCGGCATCCACCTGCTGTTGACGCTCACGATCGACGGGCTGATCTGCCAGGGGCCGGTGATGGTGCGCGACGGTGTGACCCGCGAGCAGCGCTTCGTGCTGGTCGACGAGCACATCCGCGAGCATGCGCGCCCCGACGATCCGCTGGCTGAGCTCTTCGTGCGCTACATCACCGGTCATGGGCCGGCCGGGGTCGCGGATTTCGCCTGGTGGTCGGGGCTCACGCTCGGCGTCTCGCGCGAGGCGGCCGCCCACGCCGCGCATCGCGTGGTCGAGGTCGAGACCGGACTGTTCGCGGCGACCACGCGCCCGCGTCGATCAGCGGATGCCCCGGCGGTCCATGCCCTCGGTGCCTTCGACGAGTACTACATCTCCTATGCCGACCGCACGGCCGTCTGCGCGCCGGAGCACCTCGCGACCATCGGCCCCGGCAAGAACGGCATGGTGCGACCGATCCTGCTCGCGCGAGGACGCGTGATCGGATGCTGGAGCCACGCCGGGGCCTCGCTCGGCGCTCCACCGGAGTTGTTCGAGGAGACGGACGACATCGACGCCGTCTCCGCGGCGATGGGACGCTTCACCCGGTTCCTTCAGAGCTGA
- a CDS encoding XRE family transcriptional regulator has translation MATSGIHLTTLGHRIRHHRLANGYTLDELGALVGVAGSQLSLIENGKREPKLSLLQAIAQATSTEVTDLISGEPPNRRAALEIELERAQESPVFRQLGIAPVRVTKGMSDETIESLLGLHNELQRREREAIATPEEARRANTELRLRMRAQHNYLADIEKLAEKHLRAAGHVQGALTHRTVSIMAEKIGFELIYVNDLPHSTRSVTDLENGRIYLPPASIPGGHGLRSMALQAMAHRLLGHTPPTDYADFLQQRLEINYFAAACLMPEAASVAFLQQAKKDRNLAVEDFRDAFGVTHEAAGMRMTNLLTEHLGMSLHFLRVDATGAITRVYENDDLPLPMDVTGAVEGQRVCRKFQARSAFTQQNRTTEHHQYTDTPSGTFWCSTQTGSSSDGEFSVTVGVPFDDARWWRGRETGDRAVSTCPDESCCRRPSTELADRWSGKAWPSARVHTHMFSPLPRGAFPGVDDNEVYNFLGRHASE, from the coding sequence ATGGCGACCTCCGGCATCCACCTCACGACCCTCGGCCATCGCATCAGGCACCACAGACTCGCAAACGGCTACACGCTCGACGAGCTCGGCGCGCTGGTGGGGGTCGCCGGCTCGCAGCTGAGCCTGATCGAGAACGGCAAGCGCGAGCCGAAGCTCTCGCTGCTGCAGGCGATCGCGCAGGCCACGAGCACCGAGGTCACCGATCTCATCTCGGGAGAGCCGCCGAACCGCCGCGCCGCACTCGAGATCGAGCTCGAACGTGCGCAGGAGAGCCCGGTGTTCCGTCAGCTCGGCATCGCCCCCGTGCGCGTCACGAAGGGCATGAGCGACGAGACCATCGAGTCACTGCTCGGCCTGCACAACGAACTGCAGCGACGCGAGCGCGAGGCGATCGCCACGCCGGAGGAGGCGCGACGCGCGAACACCGAGCTGCGCCTGCGCATGCGCGCGCAGCACAACTACCTGGCCGATATCGAGAAGCTGGCAGAGAAGCACCTGCGCGCCGCGGGCCATGTGCAGGGAGCGCTCACGCATCGCACGGTCAGCATCATGGCCGAGAAGATCGGCTTCGAGCTCATCTATGTCAACGACCTTCCGCACTCGACGCGATCGGTCACCGATCTGGAGAACGGACGCATCTACCTGCCTCCGGCCTCCATCCCCGGCGGACACGGCCTGCGATCGATGGCGCTGCAGGCGATGGCGCACCGACTGCTCGGACACACGCCGCCGACCGACTACGCGGACTTCCTGCAGCAGCGTCTGGAGATCAACTACTTCGCTGCCGCGTGCCTGATGCCGGAGGCGGCGTCGGTCGCGTTCCTGCAGCAGGCCAAGAAGGACCGCAACCTCGCGGTCGAGGACTTCCGGGACGCGTTCGGGGTGACCCACGAGGCAGCGGGCATGCGCATGACCAACCTGCTCACCGAGCACCTGGGTATGTCGCTGCACTTCCTGCGCGTCGATGCCACCGGGGCGATCACCCGGGTCTACGAGAACGACGACCTACCGCTGCCGATGGACGTCACCGGCGCCGTGGAGGGGCAGCGGGTGTGCCGCAAGTTCCAGGCGCGCAGCGCCTTCACGCAGCAGAACCGCACGACCGAGCATCACCAGTACACCGACACCCCCTCCGGCACGTTCTGGTGCTCGACGCAGACCGGATCCTCCAGCGACGGCGAGTTCTCGGTCACGGTCGGCGTGCCGTTCGACGACGCACGTTGGTGGCGCGGCCGCGAGACCGGCGACCGCGCCGTGTCGACCTGCCCCGACGAGTCGTGCTGCCGTCGCCCATCGACCGAGCTCGCGGACCGCTGGAGCGGCAAGGCCTGGCCCAGCGCCCGCGTGCACACGCACATGTTCTCGCCGCTCCCCCGCGGCGCCTTCCCCGGCGTCGACGACAACGAGGTCTACAACTTCCTCGGACGTCACGCCAGCGAGTAG
- a CDS encoding phosphoenolpyruvate carboxykinase (GTP) — MAIAEVFAPRTSPVAAARTFGAAPSYDTPAMAELAAWVEEIRALTQPDAVHWVDGSRAENDALLRDMVDEGKLIKLNPEWRPGSYLARSHPSDVARTEGRTYIASEREEDAGPTNNWAAPTEMRAKMTEIFEGSMRGRTMYVVPFSMGPVGGPLSHIGVQVTDSAYAVASIGIMTRVGDAVTRRIADGAPWVKTVHSVGAPLAEGEQDVEWPCNDEKYIVHFPETLEVYSFGSGYGGNAILAKKCFALRIASVIARDEGWLAEHMLLIRVIDPQGKAYHVAAAFPSACGKTNLAMLRPTIPGWKVETLGDDIAWIRPGEDGRMWAINPEAGFFGVAPGTGESTNVTAVETLWGNTIFTNVALRPDGDVWWEGLTEQAPAHLIDWEGNDWTPDSGRPAAHPNSRFTVAAAQCPQISEDWEQAVPLDVILFGGRRASNVPLVVEATDWTHGVFLGSNISSERTAAAEGTLGELRRDPFAMLPFCGYNMADYFGHWLKVGRGLRFDRAPRIFQVNWFRRGADGRFLWPGFGDNSRVVDWIIRRIAGDVPAVDSPIGRLPRPEDLNLDGLDIPAADLEELFSVDAEAWKTEADLTEEFYDTFGDKVPAALRAELASLRYRLDKA; from the coding sequence ATGGCCATCGCTGAAGTCTTCGCCCCTCGCACATCCCCCGTCGCCGCTGCGCGTACGTTCGGTGCTGCGCCGAGCTACGACACCCCCGCGATGGCCGAGCTGGCTGCCTGGGTCGAGGAGATCCGAGCGCTCACCCAGCCGGACGCCGTGCACTGGGTCGACGGATCGCGCGCCGAGAACGACGCTCTGCTGCGCGACATGGTCGATGAGGGAAAGCTCATCAAGCTCAACCCCGAGTGGCGGCCCGGTTCCTACCTCGCCCGCTCGCACCCGAGCGACGTCGCCCGCACAGAGGGCCGCACGTACATCGCCTCTGAGCGCGAGGAAGACGCCGGTCCCACCAACAACTGGGCGGCCCCGACCGAGATGCGTGCCAAGATGACCGAGATCTTCGAGGGCTCGATGCGCGGACGTACGATGTACGTCGTCCCGTTCTCGATGGGCCCGGTCGGCGGTCCGCTGTCGCACATCGGTGTCCAGGTCACCGACAGCGCGTACGCCGTCGCCTCGATCGGCATCATGACCCGCGTCGGCGATGCCGTCACGCGCCGTATCGCCGACGGCGCCCCGTGGGTCAAGACGGTCCACTCGGTCGGCGCGCCGCTCGCGGAGGGCGAGCAGGACGTCGAATGGCCCTGCAACGACGAGAAGTACATCGTGCACTTCCCCGAGACGCTCGAGGTCTACTCCTTCGGCTCCGGATACGGCGGCAACGCGATCCTGGCCAAGAAGTGCTTCGCGTTGCGCATCGCCTCGGTGATCGCCCGCGACGAGGGCTGGCTCGCCGAGCACATGCTGCTCATCCGGGTGATCGACCCGCAGGGCAAGGCGTACCACGTGGCGGCGGCGTTCCCGTCGGCGTGTGGCAAGACCAACCTCGCGATGCTGCGTCCCACGATCCCCGGCTGGAAGGTCGAGACCCTCGGCGATGACATCGCCTGGATCCGTCCAGGCGAGGACGGTCGCATGTGGGCGATCAACCCCGAAGCCGGCTTCTTCGGCGTCGCCCCCGGCACGGGAGAGTCCACCAACGTCACCGCGGTCGAGACGCTGTGGGGCAACACGATCTTCACGAACGTCGCGCTCCGCCCGGACGGCGACGTGTGGTGGGAGGGCCTCACCGAGCAGGCTCCCGCGCACCTGATCGACTGGGAGGGCAACGACTGGACGCCCGACTCCGGACGCCCGGCCGCGCACCCCAACTCTCGCTTCACGGTGGCGGCGGCACAGTGCCCGCAGATCTCCGAGGATTGGGAGCAGGCGGTGCCGCTCGACGTCATCCTGTTCGGCGGACGCCGCGCCAGCAACGTGCCGCTCGTGGTCGAGGCGACGGATTGGACCCACGGCGTCTTCCTGGGCTCGAACATCTCGTCCGAGCGCACGGCGGCGGCTGAAGGGACGCTCGGCGAGCTGCGCCGCGATCCCTTCGCGATGCTTCCGTTCTGCGGCTACAACATGGCGGACTACTTCGGTCACTGGCTCAAGGTCGGGCGGGGGCTGCGCTTCGACCGCGCGCCGCGCATCTTCCAGGTGAACTGGTTCCGCCGTGGTGCCGACGGCCGGTTCCTGTGGCCCGGGTTCGGCGACAACTCGCGCGTCGTCGACTGGATCATCCGCCGCATCGCCGGCGACGTGCCCGCGGTCGACAGCCCGATCGGTCGCCTGCCCCGTCCCGAGGACCTCAACCTCGACGGACTCGACATCCCCGCCGCCGACCTCGAGGAGCTCTTCTCCGTCGATGCCGAGGCGTGGAAGACCGAGGCCGATCTGACCGAGGAGTTCTACGACACCTTCGGCGACAAGGTGCCGGCCGCTCTGCGCGCCGAGCTCGCGTCGCTGCGCTACCGCCTCGACAAGGCGTAG